One region of Salvelinus sp. IW2-2015 linkage group LG6.1, ASM291031v2, whole genome shotgun sequence genomic DNA includes:
- the LOC111965413 gene encoding zinc finger protein 436 isoform X1, with the protein MSEKVQKAFRVQLSSVMDSLLTAAVCEIAKIFEGSLNEQQEELTQKGDEICALMEKLKQAERRLKEGAKGGEDPDNTSGRTVFSMTASSEIDVPDWCEPLQSEDSLIPPSKIKKENEWSCVDLRPLSVSLWRIPNIKIEQAEDFDDHLLTALARSPPRKGLAAEWLLNRQLRDLPDLSATGSGYSHVSVGRGRGQGLRKTHGRLLRMFEQENPEPQSNPEPQSNDLSNKNVLSHHTRQGKDSDLQNKHSEGSHGNMSDVVKKVGRRRKHFKMEPDADGQAAISGTDKSFSCNYCGKGFGREFGLSVHMRSHKKVKIKGTYKCPKCPKKFQYPSALSVHTRDNHEKSEPCSSVKEISDSVKHEVKPLSPSRAKPTSCDNKPLSASKAKPLSPKDKPVSPNNKAGTPKESSTHPKGYSCYICHKKYTSAHSLRDHGRIHTGERPYPCNQCGQRFRVKQFLILHLRKAHADVYGDEESSGDLSWTAPVEEPMANGAEQQPAIKTKGKDDRRADGLFQCTVCKMLLSSQISLVQHFCIHTGEKPLSCEVWQKIPLPSRLDQTLEVRPPGKEALVPEVCEAIRDNGRT; encoded by the exons ATGTCGGAGAAGGTGCAGAAGGCCTTCAGGGTGCAGCTGTCCTCTGTCATGGACTCCCTGCTCACAGCTGCCGTGTGTGAGATCGCCAAGATCTTTGAGGGCAGTCTGAATGAGCAGCAGGAGGAGTTGACACAGAAAGGAGACGAGATCTGTGCCTTGATGGAGAAGCTGAAGCAGGCGGAGAGGAGGTTGAAGGAGGGAGCCAAAGGAGGAGAGGACCCGGACAATACCTCTGGACGAACAGTCTTTTCCATGACTGCAAGTTCTGAGATAGACG TACCCGATTGGTGTGAGCCCCTTCAGTCAGAAGATTCCTTAATACCGCCCTCAAAGATCAAAAAGGAAAATGAGTGGTCATGTGTGGACCTGCGACCACTGAGTGTGTCTCTATGGCGCATCCCTAACATCAAAATAGAG CAGGCTGAAGATTTTGATGACCACCTGCTGACGGCCCTAGCCAGGAGTCCTCCACGAAAAG GGTTGGCTGCGGAGTGGTTGTTAAACAGACAGTTAAGAGACTTACCTGATCTGAGTGCGACCGGGTCAGGGTACAGTCATGTTTCAGTGGGACGCGGTCGGGGCCAGGGGCTGAGGAAGACCCATGGTCGTCTGCTGCGCATGTTCGAACAAGAAAACCCGGAACCCCAGAGCAACCCGGAACCCCAGAGCAACGACCTATCAAACAAGAATGTCTTAAGTCACCACACAAGACAAGGAAAAGATAGTGACTTACAAAACAAACACAGTGAGGGGAGTCATGGGAACATGAGTGACGTAGTGAAGAAGGTAGGGAGGAGAAGAAAGCATTTCAAAATGGAACCTGATGCGGACGGACAAGCGGCAATCAGTGGAACTGACAAGAGTTTCAGCTGCAACTACTGTGGGAAGGGCTTTGGCCGTGAGTTTGGTCTTTCTGTGCACATGAGGTCTCATAAAAAGGTGAAAATCAAGGGGACATACAAATGTCCTAAGTGTCCCAAAAAGTTTCAGTACCCAAGTGCTCTTAGTGTGCACACGCGGGACAACCACGAGAAGAGCGAACCTTGCTCCAGCGTCAAAGAAATTTCAGACTCCGTCAAGCACGAAGTGAAACCCCTCTCCCCCAGCAGAGCCAAGCCTACTTCCTGCGACAACAAACCTCTCTCTGCCAGCAAGGCTAAACCTCTCTCCCCGAAAGACAAACCTGTGTCCCCAAACAATAAAGCTGGCACACCCAAAGAAAGCAGCACACATCCAAAAGGGTATTCTTGTTACATTTGCCACAAGAAATACACTTCTGCACATTCCCTGCGGGACCATGGGCGTATTCACACAGGTGAGAGGCCATACCCTTGTAACCAGTGTGGGCAGAGGTTCCGTGTAAAGCAGTTCCTGATATTACACTTGCGTAAAGCCCATGCGGATGTGTACGGGGATGAGGAGAGCAGCGGAGACCTCTCCTGGACTGCACCAGTGGAGGAACCCATGGCAAACGGTGCGGAGCAGCAACCTGCCATCAAGACAAAAGGCAAAGATGATCGACGAGCAGACGGCCTGTTCCAATGCACAGTGTGTAAAATGCTGCTAAGTTCACAGATTAGCCTCGTTCAACACTTCTGCATCCATACAGGTGAGAAACCACTGAGCTGCGAAGTGTGGCAAAAAATTCCGCTGCCATCTCGTCTTGATCAGACACTGGAGGTCCGCCCACCCGGGAAGGAAGCACTGGTGCCTGAAGTGTGTGAAGCAATTAGAGACAATGGCAGAACTTAA
- the LOC111965413 gene encoding zinc finger protein 436 isoform X2 — translation MSEKVQKAFRVQLSSVMDSLLTAAVCEIAKIFEGSLNEQQEELTQKGDEICALMEKLKQAERRLKEGAKGGEDPDNTSGRTVFSMTASSEIDVPDWCEPLQSEDSLIPPSKIKKENEWSCVDLRPLSVSLWRIPNIKIEAEDFDDHLLTALARSPPRKGLAAEWLLNRQLRDLPDLSATGSGYSHVSVGRGRGQGLRKTHGRLLRMFEQENPEPQSNPEPQSNDLSNKNVLSHHTRQGKDSDLQNKHSEGSHGNMSDVVKKVGRRRKHFKMEPDADGQAAISGTDKSFSCNYCGKGFGREFGLSVHMRSHKKVKIKGTYKCPKCPKKFQYPSALSVHTRDNHEKSEPCSSVKEISDSVKHEVKPLSPSRAKPTSCDNKPLSASKAKPLSPKDKPVSPNNKAGTPKESSTHPKGYSCYICHKKYTSAHSLRDHGRIHTGERPYPCNQCGQRFRVKQFLILHLRKAHADVYGDEESSGDLSWTAPVEEPMANGAEQQPAIKTKGKDDRRADGLFQCTVCKMLLSSQISLVQHFCIHTGEKPLSCEVWQKIPLPSRLDQTLEVRPPGKEALVPEVCEAIRDNGRT, via the exons ATGTCGGAGAAGGTGCAGAAGGCCTTCAGGGTGCAGCTGTCCTCTGTCATGGACTCCCTGCTCACAGCTGCCGTGTGTGAGATCGCCAAGATCTTTGAGGGCAGTCTGAATGAGCAGCAGGAGGAGTTGACACAGAAAGGAGACGAGATCTGTGCCTTGATGGAGAAGCTGAAGCAGGCGGAGAGGAGGTTGAAGGAGGGAGCCAAAGGAGGAGAGGACCCGGACAATACCTCTGGACGAACAGTCTTTTCCATGACTGCAAGTTCTGAGATAGACG TACCCGATTGGTGTGAGCCCCTTCAGTCAGAAGATTCCTTAATACCGCCCTCAAAGATCAAAAAGGAAAATGAGTGGTCATGTGTGGACCTGCGACCACTGAGTGTGTCTCTATGGCGCATCCCTAACATCAAAATAGAG GCTGAAGATTTTGATGACCACCTGCTGACGGCCCTAGCCAGGAGTCCTCCACGAAAAG GGTTGGCTGCGGAGTGGTTGTTAAACAGACAGTTAAGAGACTTACCTGATCTGAGTGCGACCGGGTCAGGGTACAGTCATGTTTCAGTGGGACGCGGTCGGGGCCAGGGGCTGAGGAAGACCCATGGTCGTCTGCTGCGCATGTTCGAACAAGAAAACCCGGAACCCCAGAGCAACCCGGAACCCCAGAGCAACGACCTATCAAACAAGAATGTCTTAAGTCACCACACAAGACAAGGAAAAGATAGTGACTTACAAAACAAACACAGTGAGGGGAGTCATGGGAACATGAGTGACGTAGTGAAGAAGGTAGGGAGGAGAAGAAAGCATTTCAAAATGGAACCTGATGCGGACGGACAAGCGGCAATCAGTGGAACTGACAAGAGTTTCAGCTGCAACTACTGTGGGAAGGGCTTTGGCCGTGAGTTTGGTCTTTCTGTGCACATGAGGTCTCATAAAAAGGTGAAAATCAAGGGGACATACAAATGTCCTAAGTGTCCCAAAAAGTTTCAGTACCCAAGTGCTCTTAGTGTGCACACGCGGGACAACCACGAGAAGAGCGAACCTTGCTCCAGCGTCAAAGAAATTTCAGACTCCGTCAAGCACGAAGTGAAACCCCTCTCCCCCAGCAGAGCCAAGCCTACTTCCTGCGACAACAAACCTCTCTCTGCCAGCAAGGCTAAACCTCTCTCCCCGAAAGACAAACCTGTGTCCCCAAACAATAAAGCTGGCACACCCAAAGAAAGCAGCACACATCCAAAAGGGTATTCTTGTTACATTTGCCACAAGAAATACACTTCTGCACATTCCCTGCGGGACCATGGGCGTATTCACACAGGTGAGAGGCCATACCCTTGTAACCAGTGTGGGCAGAGGTTCCGTGTAAAGCAGTTCCTGATATTACACTTGCGTAAAGCCCATGCGGATGTGTACGGGGATGAGGAGAGCAGCGGAGACCTCTCCTGGACTGCACCAGTGGAGGAACCCATGGCAAACGGTGCGGAGCAGCAACCTGCCATCAAGACAAAAGGCAAAGATGATCGACGAGCAGACGGCCTGTTCCAATGCACAGTGTGTAAAATGCTGCTAAGTTCACAGATTAGCCTCGTTCAACACTTCTGCATCCATACAGGTGAGAAACCACTGAGCTGCGAAGTGTGGCAAAAAATTCCGCTGCCATCTCGTCTTGATCAGACACTGGAGGTCCGCCCACCCGGGAAGGAAGCACTGGTGCCTGAAGTGTGTGAAGCAATTAGAGACAATGGCAGAACTTAA